One Zingiber officinale cultivar Zhangliang chromosome 10B, Zo_v1.1, whole genome shotgun sequence genomic window, TGATCTAATTGATCATAAATTAATCCTTTGTTTGATTCCGACATCCTAATCAATTAGTAAAATTCACTAATCGATTGGcgtcaattgaatcgattggatCAATCGATTCCCATCAATTTTGTTCATTATTTTAGCTTGGTAATTGATTGACCTACTAAGCCAATCAATTAAACCATCacaatttaacttaaatttaggttaaacacgACAATTCTTCCCGAAGATGGCGACAATTCACCAGTGTTCGTCGAATTTTTCATGAAATATACAAACAAGATGGAAAATTAAGTCTTTCCTAGATTTTCTATACAAAAGATTTCGACGATAAAATACTAGAAAAGTCTAATCCAACATGTAAACAAATATTGATGCAAAAACAAACCGTATTGTCATGAAATTGGTGAAACATAGCCTTGACTCTTATACCAATTAATAGGACTTAAATTCTCTTCTAGCCACATGAATTCTAGAAATGAATAAGAACCCAAGCAAAGAAAGCACAAGACATGATCTAGTTCCATCGAATATATGGTATAACAAAGTAATACATAAACTGAAAGACAAAGAACTTGATTGAAGAGTTGTCTTTGTCGAAGCATCATCTGAGTAATTCctgatgaagaagaagaggaagcagagaATGATCTTCCAAAGGAATTTGGGGGAGACAACACCATAAAACTTCTTGTCGATGGGAAATAGAAAATTAGGTCAATATCTCTAAATCCTTGGGACCAATCCTATATATAAACTACATCTATTATCAGCCTATAGATGATGATACGAAAAATGAGTTCTACACATAAGAGATATATTAAATCATACATGTACCCCACCTTAAGAGATATTAAATCTAACAATGTAGTACTGACCACACATCCACTCAACCACTCAGACGGGCTCGCCCCAGTAGGTAGCTCAGGCACTCGACTTATTCAGCAGCTCGGCGCACTTGGCACTCAGTCAGCATAGGCACTCGGTTGACTCGGACACTCAAGACAATTTTATTATCTTCAGCAAATCTTTCCAACAGGAACAGATTGAAAGCACCATGAAGTCACACTTGAAACACTTTATTCTTGATTCAGTTACATATACTTCACTCCTTCAGCTTTTGCCATCCTCTCATATTCAACTAACATGGCTTGAATGAAGCTGTTTTGTGGCCAGAATGCCCTAAGTTCTTCGATTTGGTATTCGCAAATTCTGTCTCAAACTTCGTTTCGACACAAAGCTTCGGTTAATCTCATCAAGTTAGCATAAGAGCTTCCTCCCTCTGCATTAGTAGCTTGCTCTGCCATCTCCTTCCACTTCATCACCTTCTTCCTCATCTCCTGCCCCTTCTCCCCTTCCATCAGTTCCACAACGAGCTTCCTGATCTGCTCCCTCTTCACTTCTTGCTCGATCTCCATTGCTATCCCCCAATCCACGCAAGCAAACCTGCAGTTTGTGAATTGGTCGGCAAAGCCAGGGCAAATAAGCATTGGTACTCCACTGCAAACACTCTCCAACATGGAGTTCCAACCACCATGCGTGAGGAAGCCGCCAATGGAAGAGTGGCGAAGCACTTGGCCTTGATCGCACCAATTCGCGACCCAACCCCTCCCTTCGACTTCCCTGATGAACTCCTCAGGCAATCCACCATCAACATTCTCAACAAGATCCGGCCTGATGCTCAACAGAAAAGGATGCTTGCTATCAGCAAGACCCCATGCAAACTCCATCAATTGTTCACTTCTTAAACGTGCCAAGCTTCCGAAGCAGACGTAAACGACTGAAGCATGTCTCTGAGAGTTTAGCCACTCTTTGTACCCGCGATcttctaggaaaaggttcaaattcTTCGGCACACCTTTCATCTGGTTGAGTAGCAGGAACAGAGGGCCTACTGCTAGGGCTCGAGGCAAGGAAGCTTTGATGGCATCCAAGACCTTGCCTTCCATTTCATCAAATGTGTTGAGGATCACACCAGAAGCTCTCTGGGCACAAGCCACTTCTTCCATCTCACAGTTGAGGAAGAAGTGGTTAGGGTTTGTTGTTCTGATGAAACTGGAAAGATCTCTCAGACGGATGCCTTCGAAGCCGGGAATCCAGTCGATTGGGGTATCGAGGTATTCGTTTGTCAAGAAGCTCTGATCTACAAAGGAACAAATGAGAGCAACAAATCCATCGTTTAAAGAAATTCTCATACTTGCTGATTACTGAAACTACAAACAAACTCGTGTTCTCCCAATCGCATGTATCAGATCTACCTGTACCCAAAATGATGATTTTGTGTTCTTGCAGTTTTACCTTTGAGCGGCGCGTATCCTCTTCGGATTAGGTCCCGCAGATGGAGAGATCCGAGGAGACTGCAAGCGCTGGTAGTCCAGAGCACAAAAAAGGGGATTCCCATCTCCTCCGCCGCCCCCACCGCCTCCGATGCTATCAAGAAGTTGGCGACGACGCAGGAGACGGGCGGTAGGACCGGATCCTGCTTAAGTCGCCGCAGGAGTTGCCCCAAATGCGCTGCGCAGGTGCGGTTAATGGAGCGGCGTAGCTCCTCGTGGTTGGGAGCGCTGGCGGAGTCGAGAGAGTAGCCATCGGGGATGGTCTCGAAGCGGAGGACGTCAGATTCGGGCGGGAAAGCTTGGGAGGTCTGGTGGATCCGATGGAGGCCGGAGCTGGTGTTGACGAAGGTGACGAGGAAGCCTCGGAGGTGGAGGAGGTTGGCCAGGTCGAGGGTGGGGTTGAGCTGGCCGGCGGCGGGGAAGGAGACGACGACGGCGTGAGGGCGGAGAGAGGACATGGCTGAGTCGATTCACTGACTGACTGGATCTGTTTATGATTAAGTCAGTGTTAATATGATTAAGTCAGATTAACACTAATATCAGGAAAGGAGACCGGATCTCTCCAACACTAAGGAGTGTTTGGTTCATGGATTTAAAAAATGAGAGAGTGAAATCATAATAAAAGATGTTATTTGAATTGTCGATTTAGAAATGTTATTTTAGAAATGATTATTAGATTTATGAGAATAAACGAAATTCATATAATTTGATAGATTTTATTGTCATTTCTATTCATATTTTATTCTACTATTAAATTTATATCCATAATTATTCTTATCATTTAATCAAATGCTCTTATTCTTATCATTTAATCAAATGCTCTTAATATGATTACGGTGATAAAGATCAAGCGATGGCCGCATCCTGTTGTCTCGGGCATGCTctgacatttttttttattaaatgaaTGATACGGGCACTGTCCGCGCATGATCGAATTAAGGGCAACGCCGACGCTGATTTTTTCTATGGATTTTTTTTTCCGAAAGTCGTGTCAAAAATTTGGCCACCGCGGTggcttgttttttttaaaaaaaaaaaatctgtgacTGGGTTTGATATTTCGAAACTCTTCTTGGAAGGTGTGCCCTCtcaaaagaaatatatatattaatatgagTCAAGTGTTGTTTCGAGCTAATTTTTTCTCACGTGGTTTTCTgtcaagtttttttttccttgaaccGTTGTGTTTTTTACCGTTGGTTTTCGTCACAGTTTGTCTTAGCCCAGATCTtctgtcaattaaaaaaaaaaatgattaggaATGGACCACTTATGATTTGTAATCCGATTATGATCGAATTAGGATCATTATTAGATCATAATTGATTacaatcaatttttaaatttattattttttaattataatttaaatcggGATGGATGGCTAGAGACCCCGTGCCAAGCTGCATGGGCACTTGTCCATTGTCAACTGTCTCCAACTATCTGTCCCGATCTAAACTATAATCTAAAAGGATGATAAACACAGAGAAGAATCACAGTCAATTACAGCATGATTATAATCATGATCTAATCACAATTATAAATAGTCCATTTCTTAATATACTTTTTCATGGACAAAATATCGGCTCTCATTTTTTGTATCATTTTTTTTCAACAGTATTTTCTTGTCAATTTTTTTcctaactaatttttttttccaacagTTTACAATTAACTCATtccattctttttttttaatccatTCATCCTTCATTCAAATTATAGtggatcttttagaaaattttccaaaatgCAACTTTACAAAGTTCACTCAATCATTCTGATGTTTAATATTATCAATTTTCCACTTCCACGCACTACccccaaaattttctaaatattccAAGCATTCTACAATATTCTTCAAATTTTTAGAGTTCTCAAACCTTGTCAGCTCTTTCGAGTAATGATCCTTAACTTCCATTTTATATGTACCCATCCGAATATTGACAGTTCATGACAAGTCAATTTGTAATGTCACCCCCTTCTTATAGAATTTCTTCTCTACAACCATCATTCCTACTCTCGAATGAATCAAGGAGGGCTAGCATAAACATATCTGAGACCGACAAAGAATCAATACCACCATCTGAGGTTCTAGAGTTGGACAATGAAGCGAGTTTGAGTGTGTGTGACACCAAACGAGCCAAATGGTCAATGGATGAAGAGATACACCTTGCAAAGGCATGAATCAATATTAGCTCCGATTCAACCATCtgtaatgataaaaaaaaaacaaactttctAGAAAAGAATCACATATTTCTACAACAAGTATCAGTCTGATGGATTTGTGGAGTGAAGATAAAATCACATTTTTATTGATTCCATCTAATGGTGAATGAATTTACAGGCATATACAATAACTTTTACACATATCATAAAAGCGGATGGAGCGATGAGGATGTGCTTTGAGAGCACATAAAATGTGGCAAGAAAATCATTGCAATAAGTCATTTAATTATGAACATGTTTGACGAGTtttcaaagattatgagaaataTACTCCATAAAAAGTTGGTCATCATACTAACAAACAATAAAATACCTCAGAATCAACGGGCAAACATCTTCATCCAATTCAGACACTCCTATCGACGTAGATGATTGTGAAGTTCATACTCATCCAATAGGACAAAAAACAACGCAAAGGAAGGACAAATCTAAAACTAAAGACATTGATTACATGAACTTCAATAATAGGTGGCAAAAAATGGAAGAATTACAAAGAGAGCGAGTTGAGATGTAAAAATACGAATATCAATGAAGGAGTATGAAATCTTTATGGAAGGATACTAATGGGATGATAGAAGATAAGCTTAAGTATGTAGtggatgtttttaaaataatttttataaaatttgttattttttattttatgtcaTTCATGTTTTAtctatattaatattatttatattgaaatgagtTTATAAAATGAGGAGAAATAATTTGATTTACTAATgatgatcaatttttttttgaaacaatCAGCTGGATTCGAAATATAGaacctaagtttttatcaaatggTGGGACATagttcaaaaaataatatttttatgatttaaccgttgtttttgaattttttcttaccggttttatttttcttcctacCATTTTATTTTGTATCATTTTTTTGCCATTTTTTACCATTTTTAGCCAGTTTAAAAATAACCGCTACAAATTAATCATTATACTAAACTAGCCATTATAAAACTAGTCGTTACAAATACCTCTATATATTCATGTATAGAAACTAGAATTCTACTAAAATTATCTTCTCAAATCACATTGATAATAGTCATTTATTTCAAATGTCTCACAATCATAATTGTTCTAGGTGTTCTATTCTCTGTGATCAATGGAGTAATTTTTTGGCCAATTCAAATGATGACTTGGACCAAATGATGTTGATGCTACTTGAGCATGAGGAAATGAAAGTTCTAGTAGTTCAAAGTTCTTTCAACAGAATTAATAGAAGGTATTTAAATCGAGATCGTGAAGTCATACATGATTGCCTCTTACATGATTACTTCTCTGATTAGCCGGTATATCCCGATGAAGTATTCCGACGATCATTTCAGATGCGAAAAGAGTTATTCCTTAGCATGCCTTGCCaaatcattcaaaatattttgaatagaGGGTTGATGTAGTGGGAAGACGTGGTTTGTTAGCCATTTAGAAATGCATGGCCGCTATCCATCAATTGGCATATGGATCTCCTATCGATATTTGTGATGAGTACCTACGAATGGGTAAAACAACTACTCTAGATTGCTTGGTCAACTTCTGTGAAGTATTTGTGCTACAATACTTAAGAAGGATTAATGTTTCTAACATGCAAAGTTTGCTTAAAATGCATTAACAAAGACACAACTTCCCTAGTATGTTGGGTAACCTTGATTGTATGCATTGGGAATGGAGAAATTACCCCGTTGCTTGAAACTGTCAGTTTACTCGAGGCGATCATGGGGTCCCGGCAATTATTCTTGAAGTGGTTGCATCAACAAACTTGTGGATATGACACACTTGTTTTAGAATCGTAGGATTATGTAATAATATCAATGTACTTAATGAATCACCTTTATTCAATAATATTTTACAAGAAAACACACCTGTTGGGAtataatcaaagtcccacattaaaaagatttgaaaaagatcatgggtttaaaaggatgt contains:
- the LOC122029934 gene encoding 7-deoxyloganetin glucosyltransferase-like; translated protein: MSSLRPHAVVVSFPAAGQLNPTLDLANLLHLRGFLVTFVNTSSGLHRIHQTSQAFPPESDVLRFETIPDGYSLDSASAPNHEELRRSINRTCAAHLGQLLRRLKQDPVLPPVSCVVANFLIASEAVGAAEEMGIPFFVLWTTSACSLLGSLHLRDLIRRGYAPLKDQSFLTNEYLDTPIDWIPGFEGIRLRDLSSFIRTTNPNHFFLNCEMEEVACAQRASGVILNTFDEMEGKVLDAIKASLPRALAVGPLFLLLNQMKGVPKNLNLFLEDRGYKEWLNSQRHASVVYVCFGSLARLRSEQLMEFAWGLADSKHPFLLSIRPDLVENVDGGLPEEFIREVEGRGWVANWCDQGQVLRHSSIGGFLTHGGWNSMLESVCSGVPMLICPGFADQFTNCRFACVDWGIAMEIEQEVKREQIRKLVVELMEGEKGQEMRKKVMKWKEMAEQATNAEGGSSYANLMRLTEALCRNEV